Proteins from a single region of Cystobacter fuscus DSM 2262:
- a CDS encoding glycoside hydrolase family 43 protein, whose translation MTFSRLGVSLALASSLAVLTPFSAQAEFWELTGERGSHDPSLINEGSTWYEFHTGQGIQVKRSDNGTRWYTVPQIFLNPPSWWSGYVPNQTRNDVWAPDVHLYNGRVWLYYSISSFGSNTSAIGLVSATSVGAGSWRDDGLVIRTTSANNYNAIDPNLVVDASGNPWLAFGSFWSGIKLTRLDKNTMKPTGSLYSIASRANGIEGPSITYRNGYYYLFASIDACCRGVDSTYKIVYGRSTSITGPYLDKNGVNMMNGGGTVLDAGNTVWKGPGGQDIYNNNVIARHAYDATDNGAPTLLINDLRWDSSGWPQY comes from the coding sequence ATGACGTTCTCTCGCCTTGGTGTGTCCCTGGCACTCGCCTCATCCCTGGCCGTTCTGACTCCCTTCTCCGCCCAGGCCGAGTTCTGGGAACTGACAGGGGAGCGCGGCTCGCACGATCCCTCCCTGATCAACGAGGGCAGCACCTGGTACGAGTTCCATACGGGACAGGGCATCCAGGTCAAGCGCTCGGACAACGGAACCCGGTGGTACACGGTTCCTCAAATCTTCCTGAATCCGCCCTCCTGGTGGAGCGGCTATGTCCCCAACCAGACGCGCAATGACGTCTGGGCACCCGACGTGCATCTCTACAATGGACGGGTGTGGCTGTACTATTCCATCTCCAGCTTTGGCTCCAACACCTCGGCCATTGGCCTCGTTTCCGCCACCAGCGTGGGCGCGGGGAGCTGGCGGGACGACGGGCTGGTCATCCGGACCACCAGCGCCAACAACTACAACGCCATCGATCCGAACCTGGTGGTTGACGCCTCGGGCAATCCCTGGCTCGCCTTTGGCTCCTTCTGGAGCGGCATCAAGTTGACGCGGCTCGACAAGAACACCATGAAGCCCACCGGCTCGCTCTATTCCATTGCCTCCCGCGCCAATGGAATCGAAGGCCCCAGCATCACCTACCGCAACGGCTACTACTACCTGTTCGCCTCCATCGACGCCTGCTGCCGGGGGGTCGACAGCACGTACAAGATCGTCTACGGGCGCTCCACCAGCATCACCGGTCCCTACCTGGACAAGAATGGAGTGAACATGATGAATGGGGGCGGAACGGTGCTCGATGCCGGCAACACGGTCTGGAAGGGGCCGGGCGGACAGGACATCTACAACAACAACGTCATCGCCCGGCACGCCTACGATGCCACCGACAACGGCGCACCCACGCTGCTCATCAATGATCTGCGCTGGGACTCCTCGGGCTGGCCTCAATACTGA
- a CDS encoding FG-GAP-like repeat-containing protein, with translation MSGSLLTAACGASEETLARVEQQQPRATDESELYVDTTSIWGSPSISVCWENPTAADATARAWVQDAARGTWGSASSVEFVGWGQCTSASRGIRIRIADTGPHVKQLGSRLDGFVNGMELNFTFANWSTSCQSTREFCIRAIAVHEFGHALGFAHEHNRPDRPSNCTEPAQGSNGNLMIGAWDLQSVMNYCNPNWNGSGKLSATDIAGVVQFYGGALWLRDFGYNAGGWRVEQHPRAVADVNGDGRADIVGFGQGGVYTALSTGTGFAPAQFVLAAFGYDAGGWRVEQHPRTVADVSGDGRADIVGFGQGGVSVSLSTGTGFAPAQFWLADFGYDTGGWRVELHPRILADVNGDRRADIVGFGQGGVYVSLSTGTGFAPAQFVLAAFGYDAGGWRVEQHPRAVADVNGDGRADIVGFGQGGVSVSLSTGTGFAPPQFVLADFGYDAGGWRVEQHPRTLADVNGDRRADIIGFGQGGVYVSLSTGTGFAPAQFVLGAFGYNAGGWRVEQHPRTVADVSGDGRADIVGFASAGVQTYLF, from the coding sequence TTGTCGGGATCCCTCCTCACCGCGGCATGTGGTGCCAGCGAGGAAACCCTGGCGCGAGTCGAGCAGCAGCAGCCCCGTGCGACCGATGAGAGTGAACTCTATGTAGACACCACCTCGATCTGGGGCTCTCCAAGCATCAGCGTTTGCTGGGAGAACCCGACGGCGGCGGACGCCACCGCGCGGGCCTGGGTGCAGGATGCGGCCAGGGGCACGTGGGGAAGTGCCTCGTCGGTCGAGTTCGTCGGCTGGGGCCAGTGCACCTCGGCCTCACGCGGCATCCGCATCCGCATCGCGGACACGGGGCCCCACGTGAAGCAACTCGGCAGCCGGCTGGACGGCTTCGTCAACGGCATGGAACTCAACTTCACCTTCGCGAACTGGAGCACGAGCTGCCAGTCCACACGGGAGTTCTGCATCCGGGCCATCGCGGTGCACGAGTTCGGCCATGCGCTCGGCTTCGCCCACGAGCACAACCGTCCGGACCGGCCGTCCAACTGCACAGAGCCCGCGCAGGGCTCCAACGGCAACCTGATGATTGGCGCCTGGGACCTCCAGTCGGTGATGAACTATTGCAATCCGAACTGGAACGGGAGCGGGAAGCTGAGTGCGACCGACATCGCGGGCGTCGTCCAGTTCTATGGTGGCGCCCTATGGCTCCGGGACTTCGGCTACAACGCCGGAGGGTGGCGCGTGGAGCAGCACCCGCGCGCCGTCGCGGACGTCAACGGCGATGGCCGTGCGGACATCGTCGGCTTCGGTCAGGGGGGCGTGTACACCGCTCTGTCCACCGGCACCGGCTTCGCCCCGGCCCAGTTCGTACTGGCGGCCTTCGGCTACGACGCCGGAGGTTGGCGCGTGGAGCAGCACCCGCGCACCGTCGCGGATGTCAGCGGCGATGGCCGTGCGGACATCGTCGGCTTCGGTCAGGGGGGCGTCTCTGTCTCGCTGTCCACCGGCACCGGCTTCGCCCCGGCCCAATTCTGGCTGGCGGACTTCGGCTACGACACCGGAGGTTGGCGCGTGGAGCTGCACCCGCGCATCCTGGCGGACGTCAATGGTGATCGCCGTGCGGACATCGTCGGCTTCGGTCAGGGGGGCGTCTATGTCTCACTGTCCACCGGCACCGGCTTCGCCCCGGCCCAGTTCGTGCTGGCGGCCTTTGGCTACGACGCTGGAGGTTGGCGCGTAGAGCAGCACCCGCGCGCCGTCGCGGACGTCAATGGCGATGGCCGTGCGGACATCGTCGGCTTCGGTCAGGGAGGCGTCTCTGTCTCGCTGTCCACCGGCACCGGCTTCGCCCCGCCCCAGTTCGTGCTGGCGGACTTCGGTTACGACGCCGGAGGTTGGCGCGTGGAGCAGCACCCGCGCACCCTGGCGGATGTCAATGGTGACCGCCGTGCGGACATCATCGGCTTCGGTCAGGGGGGCGTCTATGTCTCGCTGTCCACCGGCACCGGCTTCGCCCCGGCCCAGTTCGTGCTGGGGGCCTTCGGCTACAACGCCGGAGGTTGGCGCGTGGAGCAGCACCCGCGCACCGTCGCGGATGTCAGCGGCGATGGCCGTGCGGACATCGTCGGCTTCGCCAGCGCGGGCGTGCAAACGTACCTGTTCTGA
- a CDS encoding CotH kinase family protein, with translation MISSRSSLLLPLLLLCSVLASACGGDGSEGAPLPGVGDAGVGPTEDAGDSGDAGDSGDAGGLGDAGIPDAGPVVRPSEALFAGTSIPLFELTLSQASIDALNAAPDTYVKGDLRFELDGQILELPRIGVRLKGQLGSARNLNQKAAFLLKFDKFQNKQTLLGLKKLALNNMVQDPSMIHERLGYTLFREMNVPAPRSAYAVVYLNGSMYGLYSTVESTDNSDFLEHWFGSDDGNLYEGQYGSDLNVGQENTFDQDKGEDVGFADLTQLAQALDQMTNPATFLEDVSRVIDIDTYVRFAATELFLGHWDGYAAYKNNFYLYRRPSDLRWVFIPWGIDQTFVQYTDPWLANGRVQQKCVASTPCKVKLAQAYTQVLESSLRLDLRSQALDLGSLIWPAVYADPRKEVSVGTVYTKMSETLDFLDKRPADIQSRVGCVDPAACPRCTLRPAPKGGKLAFCTQALSVPDAEADCVTQGGHLVSIHDQATQDAVFAGARALSTGPWWLGLTDRTVEGDFTWLDGSPRDYTAWASSEPNNYGGSEDCTQMYGANGAWNDISCGDKSNFICALP, from the coding sequence GTGATCTCCTCGCGCTCATCCCTCCTGCTCCCGCTGTTGCTCCTCTGCTCCGTGCTGGCCTCCGCCTGCGGCGGCGATGGGTCCGAAGGGGCTCCACTGCCCGGTGTCGGTGACGCGGGCGTGGGCCCCACGGAGGACGCGGGAGACTCCGGCGACGCGGGAGATTCCGGCGACGCGGGCGGCCTGGGGGACGCGGGGATTCCGGATGCCGGCCCGGTGGTGCGTCCCTCCGAGGCCCTGTTCGCCGGCACGAGCATCCCCCTCTTCGAGCTGACCCTGTCGCAGGCGTCCATCGACGCCCTCAACGCGGCTCCGGACACCTACGTGAAGGGCGACCTGCGCTTCGAGCTCGACGGGCAGATCCTCGAGCTGCCGCGGATCGGCGTGCGCCTCAAGGGGCAGCTGGGCTCCGCGCGCAATCTCAATCAGAAGGCGGCCTTCCTGCTCAAGTTCGACAAGTTCCAGAACAAGCAGACGCTGCTCGGCCTGAAGAAGCTCGCCCTCAACAACATGGTGCAGGACCCGAGCATGATCCACGAGCGGCTCGGCTACACCCTGTTCCGCGAGATGAACGTCCCGGCTCCGCGCTCGGCCTACGCCGTGGTGTACCTCAACGGCTCGATGTATGGCCTCTACTCCACCGTCGAGTCGACGGACAACTCCGACTTCCTCGAGCACTGGTTCGGCAGCGATGACGGCAACCTGTACGAGGGCCAGTACGGCAGCGACCTCAACGTCGGCCAGGAGAACACCTTCGACCAGGACAAGGGGGAGGACGTCGGGTTCGCCGACCTGACCCAGCTCGCGCAGGCGCTCGATCAGATGACCAACCCGGCCACGTTCCTCGAGGATGTCTCCCGGGTCATCGACATCGACACCTACGTGCGCTTCGCCGCCACCGAGTTGTTCCTCGGCCACTGGGATGGCTACGCGGCCTACAAGAACAACTTCTATCTCTACCGCCGCCCGTCGGATCTGCGGTGGGTCTTCATCCCCTGGGGCATCGATCAGACCTTCGTCCAGTACACGGATCCCTGGTTGGCCAACGGCCGGGTGCAACAGAAGTGCGTCGCGTCCACGCCCTGCAAGGTGAAGCTGGCGCAGGCCTACACGCAGGTGCTCGAGAGCTCCCTCCGCCTGGATCTGCGGAGCCAGGCCCTGGATCTGGGCTCGCTCATCTGGCCCGCGGTGTACGCGGATCCGCGCAAGGAGGTGAGCGTGGGGACCGTCTACACCAAGATGTCCGAGACGCTCGACTTCCTGGACAAGCGCCCGGCCGACATCCAGTCGCGCGTCGGGTGCGTGGACCCGGCCGCGTGCCCGCGCTGCACCCTCCGGCCCGCGCCCAAGGGCGGCAAGCTGGCCTTCTGCACCCAGGCGCTGAGCGTCCCGGACGCCGAGGCGGACTGCGTCACCCAGGGCGGGCACCTGGTCTCCATCCACGATCAGGCCACCCAGGACGCCGTGTTCGCCGGGGCGCGCGCCCTCTCCACCGGCCCGTGGTGGCTGGGGCTGACGGACCGCACCGTGGAGGGGGACTTCACCTGGCTCGATGGGTCGCCCCGCGACTACACCGCCTGGGCCTCGAGCGAGCCGAACAACTACGGTGGGAGCGAGGACTGCACGCAGATGTACGGCGCGAACGGCGCCTGGAACGACATCTCCTGTGGCGACAAGTCCAACTTCATCTGCGCCCTGCCCTGA
- a CDS encoding Uma2 family endonuclease: MTALLGSPVTAHLEAYPSRRPGALPRAVRPVNPRAAALHAYATTQLGAELISTYGAGRGIPGSWLLLSGLEIHLGQSLLAPDLMGWRREHLPRLPRGTSGIALAPDWVCEVLTHPEERAQLLPLYAREGIRHVWLVDPEVRTLEELELDGRRYSLRALHSGSETVRAEPFSSLELPLRLLWAE, from the coding sequence ATGACCGCCCTGCTCGGAAGCCCTGTCACCGCCCATCTCGAGGCCTATCCCTCCCGCCGGCCGGGGGCCCTCCCGAGGGCCGTGCGCCCCGTGAACCCCCGCGCCGCCGCGCTCCACGCCTATGCCACCACCCAGCTCGGCGCGGAGCTCATCTCCACCTACGGTGCCGGCCGCGGCATCCCCGGCTCCTGGCTCCTGCTCTCCGGGTTGGAAATCCACCTCGGCCAGAGTCTCCTCGCCCCGGACCTGATGGGCTGGCGGCGAGAGCACCTGCCCCGCCTGCCCCGGGGCACCTCCGGCATCGCGCTCGCCCCTGACTGGGTCTGCGAGGTGCTCACCCACCCCGAGGAGCGCGCCCAGCTCCTGCCCCTCTACGCCCGCGAGGGCATCCGCCACGTGTGGCTGGTGGACCCCGAGGTGCGCACCCTGGAGGAGCTCGAGCTCGATGGCCGGCGCTACTCGTTGCGTGCGCTGCACTCGGGCTCGGAGACCGTTCGTGCCGAACCCTTCAGCTCACTGGAGCTGCCGTTGCGCCTGCTGTGGGCGGAGTGA
- a CDS encoding SRPBCC family protein codes for MSPSLNPELDLTVSRVIKAPRSAIWRAWTDRASFEQWWVPAPARCRVQEMELRPGGSLVTLLSENGGDFMPHLRGCYLAIDELERLVFTNSLVGGWRPAEEPFMTAIITLREHPLGTDYTAHVMHKSNADRNMHEKMGFHDGWGTVTEQLARLVERRS; via the coding sequence ATGAGCCCCTCTCTGAATCCAGAACTCGACCTGACCGTCTCGCGAGTCATCAAGGCGCCCCGGTCGGCCATCTGGCGCGCCTGGACGGACCGCGCGAGCTTCGAGCAGTGGTGGGTCCCCGCGCCCGCCCGATGCAGGGTCCAGGAGATGGAACTGCGTCCCGGCGGTTCACTCGTCACCCTGCTCAGCGAGAACGGTGGTGACTTCATGCCGCACCTGCGGGGTTGCTATCTCGCCATCGACGAACTCGAACGGCTCGTCTTCACGAACTCCCTGGTGGGCGGATGGAGGCCCGCGGAGGAGCCCTTCATGACCGCGATCATCACCCTGAGGGAGCATCCGCTGGGCACCGACTACACCGCCCACGTGATGCACAAGAGCAACGCCGATCGAAACATGCATGAGAAAATGGGCTTCCACGATGGGTGGGGCACCGTCACGGAGCAGCTCGCCCGGCTCGTGGAGCGACGGTCGTAG
- a CDS encoding ArsR/SmtB family transcription factor, producing the protein MEQYPEQLNGIFQALADPTRRAVLGRLGKGPASISELAKPFDMALPSFMKHIHLLEESGWIQTRKEGRVRTCALQKKPFADVEAWLAEQRALWEGRTDRLELFVTTLQEKEESE; encoded by the coding sequence ATGGAACAGTATCCGGAGCAGCTGAACGGTATCTTTCAGGCGCTGGCGGATCCCACTCGCCGCGCGGTGTTGGGGCGGTTGGGCAAGGGCCCCGCGAGCATCAGCGAACTGGCGAAGCCTTTCGACATGGCTTTGCCCTCCTTCATGAAACACATCCATCTGCTCGAGGAGAGCGGATGGATCCAGACGCGCAAGGAAGGTCGCGTGCGGACATGCGCCCTTCAAAAGAAGCCATTCGCCGATGTCGAGGCCTGGCTGGCCGAACAGCGCGCCCTCTGGGAAGGCCGTACCGACCGGCTCGAGTTGTTTGTCACCACCCTCCAGGAAAAGGAAGAATCGGAATGA
- a CDS encoding putative quinol monooxygenase, with protein sequence MSTLVVVATITATAGQQDLVRSALERVVPPSRAEAGCLRYELHRDNSDTARFVMLEEWHGAEALRQHEATPHFQALIAAIGGQAQVHVAKLTKLA encoded by the coding sequence ATGAGCACTCTGGTCGTTGTCGCCACCATCACCGCCACGGCTGGGCAGCAGGACCTCGTGCGGTCCGCCTTGGAGAGAGTCGTGCCACCGAGCCGCGCGGAGGCTGGGTGCCTGCGCTATGAACTCCACCGCGACAATTCGGACACGGCACGCTTCGTGATGCTGGAGGAATGGCACGGCGCCGAGGCCTTGCGGCAGCACGAAGCGACACCGCACTTCCAGGCGCTCATCGCGGCGATTGGCGGGCAGGCTCAAGTGCACGTCGCGAAGCTGACGAAGCTCGCCTGA
- a CDS encoding ABC transporter ATP-binding protein — protein sequence MAEPLLELKDLRVKYGNVEALHGIGLTVRRGEIVTLLGANGAGKTTTLRAISGLIRPSAGEILFEGKPIHALPAHELVKRGIAQAPEGRRIFATLTVRENLMLGAFTRTDKPGIAETLAWIHRLFPVLEKRGTQLAGTLSGGEQQMLAIGRALMANPRILLLDEPSLGLAPLLVKAIFQTLREINQTTGVTIVLVEQNARAALKLAHRGYVMEVGRLVMEDSAEALLSNPKVQNAYLGTRV from the coding sequence ATGGCCGAACCGCTCCTGGAGCTGAAGGACTTGAGGGTGAAGTACGGGAACGTGGAGGCGCTCCACGGCATCGGGCTCACGGTGCGGCGGGGGGAGATCGTCACCCTGCTCGGCGCCAATGGCGCGGGGAAGACCACCACCCTGCGGGCCATCAGTGGTCTGATCCGCCCCTCGGCGGGGGAGATCCTGTTCGAGGGAAAGCCCATCCACGCCCTCCCGGCGCACGAGCTGGTGAAGAGAGGCATCGCCCAGGCCCCGGAGGGGCGGCGCATCTTCGCCACCCTCACCGTCCGCGAGAACCTGATGCTCGGTGCCTTCACCCGGACGGACAAGCCGGGGATCGCCGAGACGCTGGCGTGGATCCACCGGCTCTTCCCGGTCCTGGAGAAGCGAGGCACGCAACTGGCGGGGACGCTCTCGGGGGGCGAGCAGCAGATGCTCGCCATCGGGCGGGCGCTCATGGCCAACCCGCGCATCCTCCTGCTGGACGAGCCCTCGCTGGGGCTCGCGCCGCTGCTGGTGAAGGCGATCTTCCAGACCCTTCGGGAGATCAACCAGACGACGGGCGTCACCATCGTCCTGGTCGAGCAGAACGCCCGCGCGGCCCTGAAGCTGGCCCACCGGGGCTACGTGATGGAGGTGGGCCGGCTCGTCATGGAGGACTCGGCCGAAGCGCTCCTGTCCAATCCGAAGGTGCAGAACGCCTATCTGGGCACCCGGGTCTGA
- a CDS encoding ABC transporter ATP-binding protein: protein MSALLEVRGITKAFGGLTAVRDVSFEVAEGSVVGLIGPNGAGKTTTFNLITGNYRVDRGTVRFKERSLVGLRPHQIVSLGVARTFQNIRLFQQLSAVENVLAGRHCRTHAGLLSALLRLPGQVREEREAVARTMEELAFVGLHGRAMEQAKNLSYGDQRRLEIARALATEPKLLILDEPAGGMNEQETDQLVELIRKIQQRGITLLLIEHDMSLVMRACEHLVVLEYGEKIAEGPPAAVRKDPKVIEAYLGTEEV, encoded by the coding sequence ATGAGCGCCCTTCTCGAGGTCCGGGGGATCACCAAGGCCTTCGGTGGACTGACCGCCGTGCGCGACGTCTCCTTCGAGGTCGCCGAGGGCTCCGTGGTGGGGCTCATCGGCCCGAACGGCGCGGGGAAGACCACGACCTTCAACCTCATCACGGGCAACTACCGCGTGGATCGCGGAACGGTCCGGTTCAAGGAGCGCTCCCTGGTGGGGTTGAGGCCCCATCAGATCGTGTCGCTGGGAGTGGCCCGGACCTTCCAGAACATCCGCCTCTTCCAGCAGCTCTCCGCCGTGGAGAACGTGCTCGCCGGACGCCATTGCCGCACCCACGCCGGGCTCCTGTCGGCCTTGTTGCGTCTGCCCGGACAGGTCCGCGAGGAGCGCGAGGCGGTGGCCCGGACGATGGAGGAACTCGCCTTCGTGGGGCTGCACGGCCGGGCGATGGAGCAGGCGAAGAACCTGTCCTACGGGGACCAGCGCCGCCTGGAGATCGCCCGGGCGCTGGCGACCGAGCCCAAGCTGCTCATCCTCGACGAGCCCGCGGGCGGCATGAACGAGCAGGAGACGGACCAGCTCGTCGAGCTGATCCGGAAGATCCAGCAGCGGGGAATCACCCTCCTGCTCATCGAGCACGACATGAGCCTGGTCATGCGAGCCTGCGAGCACCTCGTGGTGTTGGAGTATGGCGAGAAGATCGCCGAGGGGCCTCCCGCGGCCGTCCGGAAGGATCCGAAGGTGATCGAAGCCTACCTGGGAACGGAGGAGGTCTAG
- a CDS encoding branched-chain amino acid ABC transporter permease — protein MSRGLLVSYAVLTLVLFGAPLVLDAYWVDVLNSVGLYALLALSLNIILGDAGLFNMGHAAFYAVGAYTTAILNTRLGLPTLWALPVSGLVAALFAALVARPVIHLRGDYLLIVTIGLGEIVRIALVNDVFGLTGGSNGLFGIARPTLFGLKIRRPHEFFYLIWAFVALTVFLFHRLEQSRFGRALNYLREDPVAAEGSGVNTGRYRLLAFALGAAWAGMTGNLYAAKMTIISPESFSFWESVLLFLIVILGGSGSIPGVLLGAFLVVGLPELFRGFASARMLVFGLVMMVLMVFRTQGLLPLRTVRFKKSDLQRAKAAP, from the coding sequence ATGAGCCGCGGCCTGCTCGTGTCCTACGCGGTCCTCACCCTGGTGCTCTTCGGGGCCCCGCTCGTCCTGGACGCGTACTGGGTGGACGTGCTCAACAGCGTGGGCCTCTACGCCCTGCTGGCCTTGAGCCTGAACATCATCCTGGGCGACGCCGGGCTCTTCAACATGGGCCATGCCGCCTTCTACGCCGTGGGCGCGTACACCACGGCGATCCTCAACACCCGGCTGGGCCTGCCCACGCTGTGGGCCCTGCCGGTGAGCGGACTGGTGGCGGCGCTCTTCGCGGCGCTGGTGGCCCGCCCCGTCATCCACCTGCGGGGGGACTACCTGCTCATCGTGACGATCGGGCTGGGAGAGATCGTGCGCATCGCCCTGGTGAACGATGTGTTCGGCCTGACGGGCGGGTCGAACGGGCTCTTCGGCATCGCGCGCCCTACCCTCTTCGGCCTGAAGATCCGCCGCCCGCATGAGTTCTTCTATCTCATCTGGGCCTTCGTGGCGCTCACGGTCTTCCTCTTCCACCGGCTGGAGCAGTCGCGGTTCGGGCGGGCACTGAACTACCTCCGGGAGGATCCGGTGGCCGCCGAGGGCAGTGGCGTGAACACGGGCCGCTACAGGCTCCTGGCCTTCGCCCTGGGGGCGGCCTGGGCGGGAATGACTGGCAACCTCTACGCCGCGAAGATGACGATCATCTCCCCGGAGTCGTTCAGCTTCTGGGAGTCCGTCCTCCTCTTCCTGATCGTCATCCTCGGCGGCTCCGGCTCCATTCCCGGGGTGCTCCTCGGTGCCTTCCTGGTGGTGGGACTGCCGGAGCTCTTTCGCGGCTTCGCCTCGGCGCGAATGCTCGTCTTTGGCCTGGTGATGATGGTGTTGATGGTGTTCCGCACGCAGGGGCTGTTGCCCTTGCGGACCGTGCGCTTCAAGAAGTCCGACCTCCAACGGGCCAAGGCCGCACCATGA
- a CDS encoding branched-chain amino acid ABC transporter permease — translation MEHFFQQLTNGLAVGGIYALIALGYTMVYGVMKLINFAHGDLFTYGAYLGMTLLTSFFLQDRLGLVAGLVLLAVMVMGLVALIGAVLERAVYRPLRDSPRLSAVVSALGASIFLQNALMLLYGARVHVYPEDLLPQATVNVLGLEVPLMRIVVVLASVVMMAVLYLFVQKTKIGTAIRAAAIDQGAARLMGIDVNRVILLVFLIGPALGGAAGLLVGLYYGQVSFTMGWLYGMKAFTAAILGGIGNIPGAMVGGLLLGVIEALGAAYLSLAWKDALSFLVLIFILIVRPTGLLGERVADKV, via the coding sequence ATGGAGCACTTCTTCCAGCAGCTCACCAACGGACTGGCCGTCGGGGGCATCTACGCGCTCATCGCCCTCGGCTACACCATGGTCTACGGGGTGATGAAGCTCATCAACTTCGCCCACGGCGACCTCTTCACGTACGGCGCCTACCTCGGGATGACCCTCCTCACCTCCTTCTTCCTCCAGGACCGGCTGGGGTTGGTGGCGGGGCTGGTCCTCCTGGCCGTGATGGTCATGGGGCTCGTCGCGCTCATCGGCGCCGTGCTCGAGCGCGCGGTGTACCGGCCCCTCCGGGACTCGCCCCGGCTGTCGGCCGTGGTGTCGGCGCTCGGCGCGTCCATCTTCCTGCAGAACGCGCTCATGCTCCTCTACGGCGCCCGCGTCCACGTCTACCCGGAGGATCTGCTTCCGCAAGCGACGGTGAACGTGCTCGGGCTCGAGGTGCCCCTCATGCGGATCGTCGTCGTGCTGGCCTCGGTCGTCATGATGGCGGTCCTCTACCTCTTCGTGCAGAAGACGAAGATTGGCACCGCGATCCGGGCGGCGGCGATCGACCAGGGAGCCGCCCGCCTCATGGGCATCGACGTGAACCGGGTCATCCTCCTCGTGTTCCTGATCGGTCCCGCCCTGGGCGGCGCCGCCGGGCTGCTCGTTGGCCTCTACTACGGGCAGGTCAGCTTCACGATGGGCTGGCTCTACGGGATGAAGGCGTTCACCGCGGCCATCCTCGGAGGGATTGGCAACATCCCCGGTGCGATGGTGGGTGGCCTGCTGCTGGGCGTCATCGAGGCCCTGGGCGCGGCCTACCTCTCCCTCGCGTGGAAGGACGCGCTCTCCTTCCTCGTGCTCATCTTCATCCTGATCGTTCGTCCCACGGGGCTGCTGGGCGAGCGGGTGGCGGACAAGGTATGA
- a CDS encoding branched-chain amino acid ABC transporter substrate-binding protein yields MKRAMGLALALCLLSFGSARAADTIKIGLLAPMTGSWASEGQEMKKNVELLASELNAKGGLLGKQVEVIIGDDGGDPRTASLAAQRLSTQGVVAVVGTYGSAVTEATQNIFDEASIIQVANGSTSVRLTEKGLKYFFRTCPRDDEQGRVAAATLETMKAAKVALLHDNSAYSKGLADEIRGILKAKKINVVFFDALTPKEQDYSTILTQLKAAGPDVVFFTGYYPEAGLLLKQKKRMGWNVPLLGGDAINNPDLVKIAGKDAAEGFQFLSPPVPKDLDTPEAKAYLTSYTKKYNETPGSIYGVLAGDGFRVVTKAIAETKSTDADKLREYLTTRLKDFPGLTGKISFNAKGDRLGELYRVYKVEKTGDFVLRK; encoded by the coding sequence ATGAAGAGAGCGATGGGTCTCGCCCTGGCACTGTGCCTCCTGAGCTTCGGCTCAGCCCGTGCGGCGGATACGATCAAGATCGGCCTCCTGGCGCCCATGACCGGTTCCTGGGCGAGCGAAGGCCAGGAGATGAAGAAGAACGTCGAGCTGCTCGCCTCCGAGCTGAACGCCAAGGGCGGGCTGCTGGGCAAGCAGGTCGAGGTCATCATCGGGGATGACGGCGGAGATCCGCGCACCGCTTCGCTCGCGGCGCAGCGCCTGAGCACCCAGGGAGTGGTGGCGGTGGTCGGCACCTACGGCTCGGCGGTGACCGAGGCGACCCAGAACATCTTCGACGAGGCGAGCATCATCCAGGTGGCCAACGGCTCCACGAGCGTCCGGCTCACCGAGAAGGGCCTCAAGTACTTCTTCCGCACCTGCCCGCGCGATGACGAGCAGGGCCGGGTGGCCGCGGCGACGCTCGAGACGATGAAGGCGGCCAAGGTGGCGCTGCTGCACGACAACTCGGCGTATTCCAAGGGCCTGGCCGATGAGATCCGGGGGATCCTCAAGGCGAAGAAGATCAACGTCGTCTTCTTCGACGCCCTCACGCCCAAGGAGCAGGACTACTCCACCATTCTCACCCAGCTCAAGGCGGCCGGTCCGGACGTGGTCTTCTTCACCGGCTACTACCCGGAGGCGGGCCTGCTGCTGAAGCAGAAGAAGCGGATGGGGTGGAACGTGCCCTTGCTCGGCGGGGACGCCATCAACAACCCGGACCTCGTGAAGATCGCCGGCAAGGACGCGGCGGAGGGTTTCCAGTTCCTCTCGCCCCCGGTGCCCAAGGATCTCGACACGCCCGAGGCCAAGGCCTACCTGACGAGCTACACGAAGAAGTACAACGAGACGCCGGGCTCCATCTACGGCGTGCTGGCGGGTGACGGCTTCCGCGTGGTGACGAAGGCCATCGCGGAGACGAAGTCGACGGACGCGGACAAGCTGCGCGAGTACCTCACCACCCGCCTCAAGGACTTCCCGGGCCTCACGGGGAAGATCTCCTTCAACGCGAAGGGGGACCGGCTCGGTGAGCTGTACCGCGTGTACAAGGTCGAGAAGACGGGCGACTTCGTGCTGCGCAAGTAG